A region from the Selenihalanaerobacter shriftii genome encodes:
- a CDS encoding 2-oxoacid:acceptor oxidoreductase family protein, with amino-acid sequence MASLTEIRWHGRGGQGSKTASILLGKVASKAGKNIQAFPEYGPERMGAPVLAFNRISDEDITVHCQITSPSIVVVLDPTLLESIDVTAGIPVDGTIIINSTQTPKEIKERIGFEGEVFTVDANGISTEEIGAPFPNTPMLGALMKITDLLEFEAFKKQINKEFEKKFASKPEVIEGNMKSIDRAYQEVKSE; translated from the coding sequence ATGGCAAGTTTAACAGAAATTCGTTGGCATGGTCGAGGAGGACAGGGTTCTAAAACAGCATCTATTTTATTAGGAAAAGTTGCCTCAAAGGCAGGTAAGAATATTCAAGCTTTCCCTGAATATGGACCAGAGAGAATGGGAGCACCAGTATTGGCATTTAATAGAATTAGTGATGAAGATATTACTGTTCATTGTCAAATTACTTCTCCTAGTATAGTAGTAGTGTTAGACCCTACTTTATTAGAGTCAATTGATGTAACTGCAGGAATACCTGTAGACGGCACTATTATTATTAATTCAACTCAAACTCCAAAGGAAATTAAAGAAAGAATAGGGTTTGAAGGAGAGGTGTTTACAGTAGATGCAAATGGAATTTCTACTGAAGAGATAGGTGCACCATTTCCAAATACACCAATGTTAGGTGCTTTAATGAAGATTACTGACTTATTAGAATTTGAAGCTTTTAAGAAACAAATTAATAAAGAATTTGAAAAGAAGTTCGCTAGTAAGCCTGAAGTTATCGAAGGTAACATGAAATCAATTGATAGGGCTTACCAGGAGGTGAAGAGTGAATAA
- a CDS encoding AIR synthase family protein, with amino-acid sequence MKTGKMDINNLKSLILDQISSTNQDVLVKPNIGEDSAVLDFGEFVAVVSTDPITGVQEGMGGLAVNVACNDIAANGAKPIGIQQLLLIPPETTKKAIMAIINDVNQSAEKLKIAILGGHTEISNTVDKPLVSCTAIGKTTKEKFVTSSGAKIGDDIIVTKWVALEGTSILATDYYEHLINLNINKELLTQAKKMIKDISVIPEGLIGANFGVNAMHDVTEGGLYGSLYELTEAANVGFIIDQQKIPLHPATEIITKTLGLNPYQLIGSGMMILTSNNGVKLVNELSKNEIKATIIGKITLQKRKINTKETEIELNNPPQEQLYEIISKLKGTSTER; translated from the coding sequence ATGAAAACAGGAAAAATGGATATAAATAATCTTAAAAGTTTAATCTTAGATCAAATCTCATCTACTAATCAAGACGTATTAGTTAAACCAAATATTGGAGAAGATTCAGCAGTATTAGATTTTGGTGAATTTGTAGCAGTTGTTTCTACTGATCCAATTACTGGAGTTCAAGAGGGGATGGGTGGTTTAGCTGTTAATGTAGCCTGTAATGATATAGCAGCTAATGGTGCTAAACCGATTGGAATTCAGCAATTATTATTAATACCGCCAGAAACTACTAAAAAAGCAATAATGGCCATTATAAATGATGTTAATCAAAGTGCTGAAAAGTTAAAAATTGCTATTTTAGGTGGTCATACTGAAATATCAAATACTGTTGATAAACCATTAGTTTCTTGCACTGCTATTGGTAAAACAACCAAAGAAAAGTTTGTCACTTCTTCTGGAGCAAAAATCGGTGATGATATTATAGTTACTAAATGGGTTGCTTTGGAAGGAACTTCTATTTTGGCTACAGACTATTATGAGCATCTAATAAACTTAAATATCAATAAAGAATTATTAACACAAGCAAAAAAAATGATAAAGGATATAAGTGTAATTCCTGAAGGATTAATTGGAGCAAACTTTGGCGTTAATGCTATGCATGATGTTACTGAAGGAGGCCTTTATGGCTCGCTTTATGAATTAACAGAAGCAGCTAACGTCGGTTTTATTATAGACCAACAAAAAATACCTCTTCATCCAGCAACAGAAATTATCACTAAAACATTAGGATTAAATCCATATCAATTAATTGGATCTGGAATGATGATTTTAACTAGCAACAATGGAGTAAAATTAGTAAATGAATTATCCAAAAATGAAATTAAGGCAACAATTATTGGTAAAATTACTCTTCAAAAAAGAAAAATTAATACTAAAGAAACTGAAATCGAGTTAAATAATCCTCCTCAGGAACAACTATACGAAATTATATCTAAATTAAAAGGTACGTCCACTGAAAGGTGA
- a CDS encoding radical SAM protein, whose protein sequence is MSLGIDLLPNGICTFDCIYCERGSTAEFNIERKEYIPAKKVIKELDRFLKRKPKLDYITFSGSGEPTLHSKIDKIVGFLKQNYSEYKIALLTNASLFADKKILDKIKKIDLIVPSLDAVLESTFQTINRPVSNLSINDIIDGLINLDKNYTGKIWLEIFIVPGVNDTKKEIKAFKKAINQINPQRIQLNTLDRPGVENWIQPATKKNLNQIAATLGDKVEVVGNFKPRRNQKSKNKVI, encoded by the coding sequence GTGTCTTTAGGAATAGATTTACTTCCTAATGGAATATGCACCTTCGATTGCATATATTGCGAACGCGGATCTACAGCAGAATTTAATATAGAACGAAAAGAATATATACCAGCTAAAAAAGTAATTAAAGAGTTAGACCGATTCCTTAAAAGAAAACCAAAACTTGACTATATTACATTTTCTGGTTCAGGAGAACCTACTTTGCATAGCAAAATAGATAAAATAGTTGGTTTTCTAAAACAAAATTATTCAGAATATAAAATAGCTTTATTAACCAATGCAAGTCTCTTTGCTGATAAAAAAATATTAGACAAGATCAAGAAGATTGATTTAATAGTGCCATCTTTAGATGCTGTATTGGAAAGTACTTTTCAAACAATCAACCGCCCTGTTTCTAACTTAAGTATCAACGATATCATTGATGGATTAATAAATTTGGATAAAAACTATACAGGAAAAATTTGGTTAGAGATATTCATTGTTCCTGGAGTTAATGATACTAAAAAAGAAATTAAAGCTTTTAAAAAGGCAATTAACCAAATTAATCCTCAACGAATACAGTTAAATACTTTAGATAGACCTGGAGTTGAAAATTGGATACAACCAGCAACTAAGAAGAATTTAAACCAAATTGCTGCAACTTTAGGCGATAAAGTAGAAGTAGTAGGTAACTTTAAACCTCGAAGAAACCAAAAATCAAAAAATAAAGTAATATAA
- the nhaC gene encoding Na+/H+ antiporter NhaC, with the protein MKRNEKMRMPTTKEAVFALLVVIGVILISINTALVLETALVLGAMTSAIIAVYFGYEFEEIENALIEGIKNGLGACMILMIIGMVVGTWILGGTIQTMVFYGLKLLSPQIFLPASFLLSTVTSLLIGSSFGTMATIGIVLMGVAEGLGAPAAMTAGAIVSGAIFGDKLSPMSDSTNLAAAMSGTGLFDHIRSMFYVSGPTAAISITLYAIIGKMYISGNVNLGTVEKILNTLQSNFNISLITLIPPLLMIILSVLKVPAIASLSASFATASIFAVFTQGANLSEIINVAANGYVAETGFKLIDNLLTQGGINGMMSTVAIILAGTAMGGVLEKTNVLKVLLKSLMNYVKTPKGLVLSTLASAYMMLIATGEMMVSMIIPGRTLEPAYKELNIHNSVLSRSLETAATLGCAILPWGVVSVYIQNVLDVNLGYIQYTFLPFISPIITIIYAFMGFALFKRDDKNLSQNSDITV; encoded by the coding sequence ATGAAAAGAAATGAGAAGATGAGAATGCCAACGACAAAAGAGGCTGTATTTGCATTATTAGTTGTTATCGGAGTAATTTTAATTTCAATTAATACTGCTCTTGTTTTAGAAACAGCATTAGTCTTAGGGGCAATGACATCAGCTATTATTGCAGTTTATTTTGGTTATGAATTTGAAGAGATAGAAAATGCTCTGATTGAAGGAATAAAGAATGGATTAGGCGCATGTATGATCCTTATGATTATTGGTATGGTTGTAGGGACCTGGATTTTAGGTGGAACCATTCAAACTATGGTCTTCTATGGTCTAAAATTACTTTCACCACAAATATTTTTACCTGCTAGTTTTCTGCTTAGTACAGTAACTTCGTTATTAATTGGAAGTTCATTTGGGACAATGGCAACAATAGGTATAGTTTTAATGGGAGTAGCTGAAGGTCTTGGAGCTCCAGCAGCTATGACAGCTGGTGCTATAGTGTCAGGTGCTATATTTGGAGATAAACTTTCCCCAATGTCAGATTCTACAAATTTAGCTGCAGCAATGAGTGGTACAGGTTTATTTGATCACATTCGTTCTATGTTTTATGTTTCTGGCCCTACAGCTGCAATCAGTATAACTCTTTATGCTATCATTGGAAAGATGTATATATCGGGTAATGTTAATTTAGGAACTGTAGAAAAGATTTTAAATACTCTACAAAGTAATTTTAATATTAGTCTTATAACTTTAATTCCACCTTTATTAATGATTATTTTATCAGTTTTAAAAGTACCAGCTATCGCCTCCTTATCTGCAAGCTTTGCTACAGCATCTATTTTTGCAGTATTTACTCAAGGAGCCAATCTTTCTGAAATTATTAATGTAGCAGCAAATGGTTATGTGGCTGAAACAGGCTTTAAGTTGATTGATAATCTTCTTACCCAAGGCGGTATAAATGGTATGATGAGTACGGTTGCTATAATTTTAGCAGGTACTGCTATGGGCGGTGTATTAGAGAAAACTAATGTTTTAAAAGTATTACTTAAATCTCTTATGAATTATGTAAAGACACCAAAGGGGTTAGTCTTAAGTACACTTGCATCTGCATATATGATGCTTATTGCTACTGGAGAAATGATGGTGTCAATGATAATTCCAGGTCGAACTCTAGAACCGGCTTATAAGGAATTGAATATCCATAATAGTGTTCTTTCTCGGTCACTCGAGACAGCAGCAACTTTAGGATGTGCTATTTTACCATGGGGTGTAGTATCAGTCTATATACAGAATGTTCTAGATGTTAATCTTGGTTATATTCAATATACATTTTTACCTTTCATTTCACCAATTATTACAATAATTTATGCATTTATGGGTTTCGCACTCTTTAAAAGAGATGATAAAAACCTAAGCCAGAATTCAGATATAACAGTTTAA
- a CDS encoding RidA family protein, whose protein sequence is MKKREIKTDKSPAAIGPYSQAIKLDNLVLTSGQIPFTPEGQLVSNDVQEQARQSLENVKGVLEEAGTDLDKVIKCTVFISNMDDFPKINEIYKEFFEEPYPARSCVEVSRLPKDVKLEIEAIAYTE, encoded by the coding sequence ATGAAAAAGAGAGAAATAAAAACTGATAAAAGTCCTGCAGCAATTGGACCTTATTCTCAAGCTATAAAATTAGATAACCTAGTACTAACTAGTGGTCAAATTCCTTTTACTCCTGAGGGTCAACTTGTCAGCAATGATGTACAAGAGCAAGCTCGACAAAGTTTAGAAAATGTTAAAGGAGTTTTAGAAGAAGCAGGTACTGATTTAGATAAAGTAATCAAATGTACTGTATTTATTAGTAATATGGATGACTTTCCTAAAATTAATGAAATTTATAAAGAATTCTTTGAAGAACCTTATCCAGCACGCAGTTGTGTTGAAGTAAGTAGATTACCTAAAGATGTGAAATTAGAAATTGAGGCTATTGCCTATACAGAATAA
- a CDS encoding tyrosine phenol-lyase — MKKYPAEPFKIKAVETIEMTTKEQRKEAIKEAGYNTFLLDSDQVYIDLLTDSGTSAMSDKQWASLMIGDEAYAGSDNWYKLEKAVKEVYGFDYVVPTHQGRGAENLLSQIMIEEGDYIPGNMYFTTTKAHQKLNGGKFVDVIVDEGHQPSVDAPFKGNVDLDKYQELIDEVGADKIPYICVAVTVNMAGGQPVSMDNLKKVKEISEKNDIKVMYDATRCVENAYFIKEREDGYEDKTVAEILKEMMSYADGCTMSGKKDCLVNIGGFLAMNDEDIYTEATQLVVVYEGMPSYGGLAGRDMEAMAQGIYESVDPNYIEHRVKQVRYLGDRLAEAGVPIIKPVGGHAVFIDAKSFLSHLSQDQLPAQALAAAIYVDSGVRSMERGIVSAGRDADGNHCYPELETVRLTIPRRVYTYAHMDVVADSVINLYENRDSIKGLEFVYEPPVLRFFTSRFAPIE, encoded by the coding sequence ATGAAAAAGTATCCAGCTGAACCATTTAAGATTAAAGCAGTAGAAACTATAGAAATGACTACAAAGGAACAGAGAAAAGAGGCAATAAAAGAAGCAGGCTATAATACCTTCTTACTCGATTCAGATCAAGTATATATTGACTTATTAACTGATAGTGGAACTTCTGCAATGAGTGATAAGCAATGGGCATCATTAATGATTGGTGACGAAGCTTATGCCGGAAGTGATAACTGGTATAAATTAGAAAAAGCCGTGAAGGAAGTATATGGTTTTGATTATGTAGTTCCAACTCACCAGGGTAGAGGAGCAGAAAATCTACTATCTCAAATAATGATTGAAGAGGGAGATTATATCCCAGGAAATATGTACTTTACAACTACTAAAGCTCACCAAAAATTAAATGGTGGTAAATTTGTAGATGTAATTGTTGATGAAGGACATCAACCTTCAGTTGACGCTCCATTTAAAGGAAATGTAGATTTAGATAAATATCAAGAATTAATAGATGAAGTAGGAGCAGATAAGATTCCTTACATTTGTGTTGCAGTCACTGTAAACATGGCTGGGGGACAACCAGTAAGTATGGATAATCTTAAGAAAGTAAAAGAAATCTCTGAAAAAAATGATATAAAAGTAATGTATGATGCTACACGATGTGTAGAAAATGCTTACTTCATTAAAGAAAGAGAAGATGGATACGAAGATAAAACAGTAGCAGAAATACTTAAAGAAATGATGAGTTATGCAGATGGTTGTACAATGAGTGGTAAGAAAGATTGCCTTGTTAATATTGGTGGATTTTTAGCTATGAATGATGAAGATATATATACAGAAGCAACTCAATTAGTAGTTGTATATGAAGGAATGCCTAGCTATGGTGGATTAGCAGGAAGAGATATGGAAGCGATGGCTCAAGGAATTTATGAATCTGTAGATCCGAATTATATTGAACACAGAGTTAAGCAGGTTCGATATTTAGGAGATAGACTAGCTGAAGCAGGTGTTCCTATCATTAAACCTGTAGGTGGACATGCAGTATTTATAGATGCTAAATCATTCTTATCACATCTTTCTCAAGACCAGCTTCCTGCTCAAGCATTAGCTGCAGCAATATATGTTGATTCTGGAGTAAGAAGTATGGAAAGAGGAATTGTTTCAGCAGGTAGAGATGCAGATGGGAACCATTGTTATCCTGAATTAGAAACAGTTAGACTAACAATTCCAAGAAGAGTGTACACTTATGCTCATATGGATGTTGTTGCAGATTCTGTAATTAATCTTTATGAAAATCGAGATAGTATTAAAGGATTAGAATTTGTTTATGAACCACCTGTATTGAGATTCTTTACTTCAAGATTTGCACCAATTGAGTAA
- a CDS encoding helix-turn-helix transcriptional regulator, with protein sequence MPVVKGLAKTLGQHYEIVLHDISKTKSSVIAIENGHITGREVGAPATDFLFEVINSKKSSEQDIILNYVSEIEDGIKVKSSTMLIRDENEKIVGALCINFDLTSVNIAKNFLEDISFIEEKDSKEKFPENVDRFLEIMIEKAISIVNKPINILSKEDKVRIVRYLHKNNVFDIKGSVKIIANHLNISKYSIYNYLEEIRIDSRMQ encoded by the coding sequence ATACCAGTAGTTAAAGGTTTAGCTAAAACCTTAGGTCAGCATTATGAGATAGTTTTACATGATATTTCTAAAACGAAATCATCAGTTATTGCAATTGAAAATGGTCATATAACTGGTAGAGAAGTAGGTGCACCAGCAACTGATTTTCTTTTTGAAGTTATTAATTCAAAAAAAAGTTCTGAACAAGATATAATATTAAATTATGTTAGTGAAATTGAAGATGGAATAAAAGTGAAGTCTTCTACTATGTTAATTAGAGATGAAAATGAAAAAATTGTAGGTGCATTATGCATTAATTTTGATTTAACTTCAGTTAATATAGCTAAAAACTTTCTTGAAGATATTTCTTTTATTGAAGAAAAAGATTCTAAAGAGAAATTTCCAGAAAATGTTGATAGATTTTTAGAAATAATGATTGAAAAAGCAATATCAATTGTTAATAAACCAATTAATATCCTTAGTAAAGAAGATAAAGTAAGGATTGTTAGATATTTGCATAAAAATAATGTGTTTGATATTAAAGGAAGTGTCAAAATTATAGCTAATCACTTAAATATTTCCAAATATTCAATTTATAATTATTTAGAGGAAATCCGTATAGATTCTAGAATGCAGTAA
- the nifJ gene encoding pyruvate:ferredoxin (flavodoxin) oxidoreductase, giving the protein MTKKMKTLDGNQAAAYTSYAFTEVAGIYPITPSSPMAEYVDLWASQGKKNLFDMPVKVVEMQSEAGAAGTVHGSLQGGALTTTYTASQGLLLKVPNLYKIAGELLPGVAHVASRSIATQALSIFGDHQDVMAARQTGCAMLASGSVQEVMDLGGVAHLSAIKGSVPFIHYFDGFRTSHEIQKVEMMDYDVYDRLLDREAVQDFRNNSLNPEHPVTRGSAQNDDVYFQAKEVQNKYYDELPDIAADYMEEISKETGRNYAPFVYYGAEDATDIIVAMGSVTEAIEETVDYLVDQGRKVGLMTVHLYRPFSAKYFFDQLPETVERIAVLDRTKEPGSTGEPLYLDVKSIFYEKEDAPVIIGGRYGLSSKDTNPAQIIAVYDNLKGEAQDNFTIGIKDDVTNLSLPVEEDVNVLSDDVTETLFFGLGSDGTVGANKNTIKIIGDSTDLYAQGYFAYDSKKSGGVTRSNLRFGPDPVRSTYLVSDPDFVSCSTDSYLGKYDMLSGLCQGGTFLLNTVSDAEEIVEKMPNSVKKKLAEKEAKFYIIDAITLAQEIGLGRRTNTIMQSAFFKLNEQIMPFDRAQKLMKEYADKLYGRKGKEIVEMNWKAIEKGGEELVEITVDPAWADLEEEETSVDESRPDFVKNIADPINAIEGYDLPVSAFEGYEDGTMVNGTAAYEKRGVANFVPEWKEDNCIQCNQCAFVCSHAAIRPFLMNEEEVANAPEGITTIKPLGKGLDGVEYRLQISPLDCTGCGVCVKTCPAKEKALDMVPIKESVDAGEAVKTDYMYNEVTYKEDLLSVTKVKGSQFAQPLFEFSGACAGCGETPYVKLVSQLFGDRMTIANATGCSSIFGGSYPATPFTTNSEGRGPAWANSLFEDNAEFGFGMRIASETIRDRIQNIMAETMNEVEIELQDLFEEWIANRNSGAITKQLKSNLISELENTDSEEAKEILDLEDYVVKQSNWMIGGDGWAYDIGYGGVDHVIASQEDINILVVDTQVYSNTGGQSSKASQTGSIAKFTAAGKQGKKKDLAAIAMTYGHVYVAQVSHGASQRQVLKAMLEAEAHEGPSIVIAYSPCINHGVKGGLTNTQRQAELATECGYWPTFRFDPSLTEEGKNPFQIDCKEPDWDKYHDFLMSERRYSQLSKINPEEAEELLEANKAEAQRRWTMYQRYSAMDYSLDDNSETTSASDEVASTKE; this is encoded by the coding sequence ATGACGAAAAAAATGAAAACGCTGGATGGAAATCAAGCTGCTGCATATACATCTTATGCTTTTACTGAAGTAGCTGGTATTTATCCTATTACACCATCATCTCCGATGGCAGAATATGTTGATTTGTGGGCTTCTCAAGGTAAGAAGAATTTATTTGATATGCCTGTAAAAGTAGTAGAAATGCAGTCTGAAGCAGGAGCTGCTGGTACGGTACATGGTTCTTTACAAGGTGGTGCGTTAACTACTACCTACACTGCTTCTCAAGGTTTATTATTAAAGGTTCCTAACTTATATAAGATAGCTGGAGAGTTATTGCCAGGGGTTGCTCATGTAGCTTCTAGATCTATAGCCACTCAAGCGTTATCAATTTTTGGTGATCACCAAGATGTAATGGCTGCTCGTCAGACTGGTTGTGCTATGTTAGCAAGTGGCTCAGTACAAGAAGTTATGGATTTAGGTGGAGTTGCTCATCTATCTGCAATTAAAGGAAGCGTACCTTTTATTCATTATTTTGATGGATTTCGTACTTCTCATGAAATTCAAAAAGTTGAAATGATGGATTATGATGTATATGATCGTTTACTAGATAGGGAAGCGGTACAAGACTTTAGAAATAATTCTTTAAATCCAGAACATCCAGTAACTCGTGGTTCAGCTCAAAATGATGATGTCTACTTTCAAGCTAAAGAAGTTCAAAATAAGTATTATGATGAATTACCTGACATTGCTGCAGATTATATGGAGGAGATTTCTAAAGAAACTGGTCGCAACTATGCTCCATTTGTATATTATGGTGCAGAGGATGCAACTGATATTATTGTTGCAATGGGATCAGTAACTGAAGCTATTGAAGAAACAGTTGATTATTTAGTAGATCAAGGACGTAAAGTAGGTTTAATGACTGTTCACTTATATCGTCCATTTAGTGCTAAGTATTTCTTTGATCAATTACCAGAGACTGTTGAAAGAATTGCTGTATTAGATAGAACAAAAGAACCTGGTTCTACTGGAGAACCATTATATTTAGATGTTAAATCAATCTTTTATGAAAAAGAGGATGCTCCAGTAATTATTGGTGGGCGTTATGGATTATCTTCTAAAGATACTAATCCTGCTCAAATTATTGCCGTATATGATAATCTAAAAGGAGAGGCTCAAGATAACTTTACAATTGGTATTAAGGATGATGTAACTAACTTATCTTTACCTGTTGAAGAGGATGTCAATGTATTATCTGATGATGTTACAGAAACATTATTCTTTGGTTTAGGTTCAGATGGTACTGTAGGCGCTAATAAGAATACAATTAAAATTATTGGTGACAGTACTGACCTATATGCTCAAGGTTACTTTGCATATGATTCTAAGAAGTCAGGTGGGGTAACTCGTTCTAACTTGAGATTTGGTCCAGATCCAGTTCGTTCTACTTATTTAGTGTCTGACCCAGACTTTGTATCTTGCTCTACTGATTCATATTTAGGTAAGTATGATATGTTAAGTGGCTTATGTCAGGGAGGAACCTTCTTATTAAATACAGTTTCTGATGCTGAAGAGATTGTAGAAAAGATGCCTAATAGTGTTAAGAAGAAATTAGCTGAAAAAGAGGCTAAGTTCTATATTATTGATGCTATTACTTTGGCTCAAGAAATTGGATTAGGACGTCGCACAAATACGATCATGCAATCTGCATTCTTTAAATTAAATGAGCAGATCATGCCTTTTGATAGAGCTCAAAAATTAATGAAAGAGTATGCTGATAAGTTATATGGACGTAAAGGTAAAGAGATTGTAGAAATGAACTGGAAAGCTATTGAAAAAGGTGGAGAAGAATTAGTAGAAATTACAGTTGATCCAGCTTGGGCTGACTTAGAGGAAGAAGAGACTTCTGTAGATGAAAGTCGGCCAGATTTTGTTAAGAATATTGCTGACCCAATTAACGCAATTGAAGGATATGACTTGCCAGTTTCTGCATTTGAAGGTTATGAAGATGGTACAATGGTAAATGGTACTGCTGCTTATGAAAAACGTGGTGTTGCTAACTTTGTTCCAGAGTGGAAGGAAGATAATTGTATCCAATGTAACCAATGTGCTTTTGTATGTTCTCATGCAGCAATTAGACCATTCCTAATGAATGAAGAAGAAGTTGCTAATGCGCCTGAAGGAATTACTACTATTAAGCCGTTAGGCAAGGGATTAGATGGAGTAGAATATCGTCTTCAGATTTCACCTTTAGATTGTACTGGATGTGGAGTTTGTGTTAAGACATGTCCTGCAAAGGAAAAAGCATTAGATATGGTTCCAATTAAAGAATCTGTTGATGCTGGTGAAGCAGTTAAAACTGACTATATGTATAATGAAGTAACATATAAAGAAGATTTATTATCAGTAACTAAAGTTAAAGGTTCACAGTTTGCTCAACCATTATTTGAGTTCTCTGGAGCTTGTGCTGGTTGTGGAGAAACTCCATATGTTAAATTAGTCTCTCAATTATTTGGAGATAGAATGACAATTGCGAATGCAACTGGATGTTCTTCAATCTTTGGTGGTTCTTATCCAGCAACTCCATTTACAACAAATTCAGAAGGTAGAGGTCCAGCATGGGCGAACTCTTTATTTGAAGACAATGCTGAATTCGGATTTGGTATGAGGATTGCTTCTGAAACTATTCGTGATCGCATCCAAAACATTATGGCTGAAACTATGAATGAAGTTGAAATTGAATTACAAGATCTTTTTGAAGAATGGATAGCAAACCGGAATAGTGGAGCTATTACTAAACAATTAAAATCTAATTTAATTTCTGAATTAGAAAATACTGATTCTGAAGAAGCTAAAGAAATTTTAGATCTTGAAGATTATGTAGTTAAACAATCTAACTGGATGATTGGTGGAGACGGATGGGCTTATGATATCGGTTACGGTGGAGTAGACCATGTAATTGCTAGTCAAGAAGATATTAATATTTTAGTAGTAGATACACAAGTCTACTCTAATACAGGTGGGCAATCTTCTAAAGCTTCTCAAACTGGCTCAATTGCTAAATTTACAGCTGCTGGGAAGCAAGGTAAGAAGAAAGATTTAGCTGCTATTGCAATGACTTATGGACACGTATATGTAGCTCAAGTTTCTCATGGTGCAAGCCAAAGACAAGTATTAAAAGCCATGTTAGAAGCAGAAGCTCATGAAGGACCATCAATTGTAATTGCTTATTCTCCATGTATTAACCATGGAGTAAAAGGTGGGTTAACTAATACTCAAAGGCAAGCTGAATTAGCTACAGAATGTGGTTATTGGCCAACATTTAGATTTGATCCTTCATTAACTGAAGAAGGTAAAAATCCATTCCAAATTGATTGTAAAGAGCCTGATTGGGATAAGTATCATGATTTCTTAATGAGTGAAAGACGTTATTCTCAATTAAGCAAGATTAATCCAGAAGAAGCCGAAGAATTACTAGAAGCAAATAAAGCAGAAGCTCAACGTCGATGGACTATGTATCAACGATATTCTGCAATGGATTATTCTTTAGATGATAATTCAGAAACAACTAGTGCTTCAGATGAAGTAGCGAGTACAAAAGAATAA
- a CDS encoding DUF2508 family protein, which yields MARQEWLEARQYFERVNDPDLIDYAIYSLEAAESKYNYLLKEARRSESHR from the coding sequence ATGGCTAGACAAGAGTGGTTGGAAGCTAGGCAGTATTTTGAAAGAGTAAATGATCCAGATTTAATTGATTATGCTATATATTCATTAGAGGCTGCAGAATCTAAATATAATTATCTATTAAAAGAAGCTAGAAGATCAGAAAGTCACCGATAA
- the recR gene encoding recombination mediator RecR: MEYYAQPISKLIGRLTKLPGVGPKTAQRLAFYIMEAPKQEAEELALAINEVKDKIRYCSVCNNLTENELCNICSNSERNTSTICIVESPKDIIAMEKTGEYKGLYHVLHGSISPMEGIGPEDIKIKELLPRIKDGDVEEVILATDPNVEGEATAMYIARLLNPLGVTTSRIAHGLPVGGDLEYADEVTLSKALEGRKEV; this comes from the coding sequence ATGGAATACTATGCACAACCGATATCAAAATTAATTGGTAGATTGACTAAATTACCTGGTGTTGGTCCTAAGACTGCCCAGAGGTTAGCTTTTTATATTATGGAAGCGCCCAAACAAGAAGCAGAAGAATTAGCCTTAGCTATTAATGAGGTTAAAGATAAGATTAGATACTGTTCAGTTTGCAATAATCTCACAGAGAACGAGCTTTGTAATATTTGTAGTAATTCAGAACGTAACACTTCTACTATCTGTATAGTAGAAAGCCCAAAGGATATTATAGCTATGGAGAAAACTGGTGAATATAAGGGATTATATCATGTTTTACATGGTTCTATCTCACCTATGGAAGGAATAGGTCCAGAGGATATTAAGATAAAGGAATTATTACCTAGAATTAAAGACGGAGATGTTGAAGAAGTTATTCTGGCAACTGATCCTAATGTAGAAGGTGAAGCAACTGCAATGTACATAGCAAGATTACTTAATCCTCTAGGTGTTACTACTAGTCGAATAGCACATGGCCTACCAGTAGGTGGCGATTTAGAGTATGCTGATGAAGTAACGCTCTCTAAGGCGCTAGAGGGACGAAAAGAGGTATAA